The following nucleotide sequence is from Coffea eugenioides isolate CCC68of chromosome 3, Ceug_1.0, whole genome shotgun sequence.
CTATTTCACATTTAACACTGCCAAAATGTGGTATAAGGCATGGGGGGGGGGAGAGATACAGTATAGTTTTATAAgtgaaaatttttcataaaaaaaaggttaaattTATTTAGTTTGATTGACAAAAACTAGTACCCTTTTTTCCCAATAAATGACGGATAACTTTTCTATACACTCagtatataatttttttatacaaGCAAATTTAGATCATGCTACGTaagatttgaaattcaaatgatGCACATGTGTCATACATCCAAAGCTGATAATAGAAAAACATTACTACGTTGTCAATGTATAAAAATTTAATTCATAGATAAGGGGCAAAAAATCTCaattaaaaactttgaaatagtTGAATTATACCAAATCCTATTGCCATTGTTAAATGTGAATGAGCTGGCATGCAAAAAGCATGCAGTAAATGAAATTTGTAATTACATTATGATAATTGGCATTCTCATGGATGAATGTGCAACGGTTAAGCAAACGATACCCTCAGATTACGTGACAACGACTCCTTCCAAGTTTATAAATGAACTCTTGATTTGATAGACATTTGGACTTGGGGATAGAGGTTGACATCCAATGGGGATATAGACTTATGGTTGATAACGGCAGTAATTACCATCTCTTGTAACCCTTTAATGATAGAGGGACTCTAGGGATGGTCATTACTTTGTtgattcaaaaaataaataatagcaTCTAATTATGACCAAATTTGACTTAACAACTTACATATCCTAATCCTTGTTACTCATTATCGGAAAACAccccaaataatctcctatcccaaatgagtgtgtttggatagctaAATAATGgcaaaaatttatttgcttgtaTTACaaacacaattttcaacacatttttttcatctttttaatcaactttttattttacatgtatcacatcacaaaaagtattatagtaattatttcaaataatatctTAAATAATACTTTTCTAAGGTACTGTTGGGATTGAGGAAATGggaggaaaaggaaaggaagaaatttgaggaatttgatttttgaagagaaaaatgaaTGGATAGGGagggaaaggaaagaagagGGTGTTGTTGTTTTATTGAGTTATGAATTCCACCCAAAAGTGAgcgaaaaatgaaggaaaatgaaattaaatgtatcaaaatactttaatttaaaaaacaaaatttttctatttaaattaacactttatcttttcctttcctttcttctccTTCCTGAATCCAAATAAatattcattatttttttcttttttcttccatACTTAATCCAATTAAGATGAATGAAAACCACTTTCATCTATTcgaattttcttcaattcttttacATTGGTGTTCTCTACTTCCCTTACCCTTGTTACACAATCTGTAAACTTCAATTAGAAAACTAATTAATGATCCCAATTATTGATCTTGGCTTCATTTAGTACACTAAAACTTTACCCCGAAGGAatccaagaaaaaaaagggaaataaaAGAGAGGACAACAAAAAATGTACACAAATATTAGCAAAAGTTAATGAAAAGCCCCAAGGACACACGATACCTAGACACTGTTTTTAACTTTTCACCATGTGGTCCACGCCATCTCCAAAAATAGCCAAAAACACAGAAAcaagtgaaaatgtgagtttaaTCTCAGAACCTGAGATCTAACCCCTTTCCTTTTCGGCTATCTTCCCCTCCCGGGCTGCTGGGGCCCCCAGCTtattttattctcttttttcttcttctgaaTCATCGGGTACCTACGCATTCAATCCCATTACACGCACCCTCAAAACACTCACTCAGAGGCAAAACCATATCTGGGCTTTTTATTTATTCATCGCAATTGTGTTTTCTGATACCTTTACTTCTTGAAGATATCCAATCTCAGATCTAATCCAAATTCTGGACTTCAACTAAAGTAAgcatctttttctttctataTGTCTCTCTTTTACagttcaatcttttttttttttggatctgATTGAAAAATCTATGACCCTTTGATGACTTGATACAGAAAGttgttgattttgaattcaataTATTGCTTTTTTGTTGGTTTTGCACTGCATTATTGGTGTTTAAGGTTTAGACGAAAAGTTGTTTAGATCTTTGTAGAATTGATTAGTTTAAGGATTTATGAAGCTGcccttttctgtttttcttgtttttgttattCGTTTTCGTAAAGGTTGGATTTTTATGTTGATTTTGGCAAAGGGTTGTTGAATTTACGGAGATTTCTAATCTGGATCATGACTTGGGGGTGCAtaaatttttatgttatttgatttttagtAATTTCTGCTTTCTTAAATGTTTCGATTATTTAAATGCTCGGCATTCAGTGAATGTTCGATAGACCTAGTTAGTTGGTCGCTGACTTTTGATTTGGTTAGGCTCATGCATCCTGTGCGaattggatttgattgtgtaaTAACATCTTTACATCCTCTTTTCATCATAAATTGTTAATATTTAATGTAACACTATCTTCAAGATTTGGGGTAACTCTAGTGGTTTTTCTAGTTTAGAATAAAATGAAACAGCTAATTCAGTGCCAATTTAAGTATCTTTCCCTGAATTACATTTACCAGATTAGATTCCTGTTATAAATTGTCTGTGATCCTGAAAAGGGAACTGAGATGCTGATGTTTGTTGAATAATCTTGGAAAGTATTTATAACTTTTTGAGTTTTAAATAGTAAACTTCTTAACAGATTCTCATATGTAGGCTGACATATGTGCAGAGATTTCTCTATTCCAACAGAAATGTTTTGCAttgttgatttatttagttcataGATTAATACAATTATGTTAACATTGACTTGAACTTTGTCATAAAGGTTTTCAAGCATTAAGGTTTTCTTATACACTGGAGACTGTTTTCTTCTCTATTCATTCTCTTCTACAGCTTATACAAAGTAATGTTATCTAGCTATGGTCTCCCCTGCTTGCTGAGTTGGTCTGACCAGTTTACTTTTATCTTGAACAGGTTTTTCCGAAGTATAGTTTTCTTTCTGAGTTACTTTGTTTAGCTTCCTTTGTCGGTCAAAATTGTGGAACTGCATTATCAATGGCCCGGTTATGAGATCGTGTTCATGATTTAAGAAGATCTGTCGTGGAAGGGCAAACTGAAAGTTATCTTGGGAGGGTACTCAAGCTACATAAATGATGAGGGGTAGAGCAGATGGAGCACCAAGGAAGCGCTTATTAACTTCCGTCAGTATTGTGGCAGTTCTTTTGGTTTTCCTGTATGTATATTTTGGCTCTAAGAGCGGCGGTGAGTCTGCCCTGGAGTATGGAAGCAGGTCCTTGAGGAAACTTGGTTCTTCTTATTTGGGAGGAGATGAAGATGGTGATCTTGGAACCAAGCAGGATGATTCTGCCAAGTTTTCTCTGGAAGATGGAGAGGATGGATTTGTTGCAAAGACTTTCCCGGTAGGTATTTACAATGCTGAGCAAATGAATGACTAACTCCCTTTTTCATCTTTAGCTGCCGTCTTAGAAGTGTTTGACTTATTAGTTATTTTATTGTCTGTCTGCATGATTTTATTGAAATCTTTCAATTTTTACACTTGCCTTTGAAGGTTTGTGATGACCGTCATTCAGAATTAATCCCCTGTCTGGACAGACATCTCATATACCAGATGAGATTAAAATTGGATTTATCCTTAATGGAGCATTATGAAAGACACTGCCCGTTGCCTGAAAGGCGATACAATTGTTTGATTCCTCCTCCTTCAGGTTACAGGGTGAGAAATATGCCTAATATTTAATCTTCAATTTGTATATATGGCTATGATATAATAGTTTGCTGCATGTTCATATGACAGGTTCCTATTAAGTGGCCAAAAAGTAGAGATGAAGTTTGGAAAGCAAACATACCACACACACATCTTGCACATGAAAAATCTGACCAGAACTGGATGGTTGAGAAAGGTGAAAAAATTGTGTTTCCAGGAGGAGGCACACATTTTCACAACGGAGCTGATAAGTACATAGCATCAATTGCAAATGTAGGTTTCTTTGGATTTTAGgctatgaaaaattttatttctttaactagTTTATACAATCCATGTCTGGGATTTATATAAGATCCTTTCTATTATGCAGTTTTGAAGgaaatttattgatgttttttTTCATACACATTGACTGGCAGATGCTGAACTTTTCCAACAATAAATTGAATAATGAAGGAAATATACGCACAGTTCTTGACGTTGGCTGTGGTGTTGCGAGTTTCGGAGGCTATCTTCTTTCATCCAATATAATTACCATGTCATTAGCACCTAATGATGTACATCAAAATCAGATACAGTTTGCATTAGAAAGAGGAATTCCTGCTTATCTTGGTGTTCTTGGGACGAAGAGGCTTCCTTATCCAAGCAGATCATTTGAATTTGCTCACTGTTCTCGTTGTAGGATTGATTGGCTGCAGAGGGATGGaatccttcttcttgagttggACAGGCTACTCAGACCTGGAGGCTATTTTGCTTATTCATCTCCTGAAGCATATGCACAAGACGATGAGGATTTGAGAATCTGGAGAGAGATGAGTGCACTTGTGGAACGTATGTGTTGGAGAATAGCTGAAAAAAGGAATCAAACTGTCATTTGGGTCAAGCCTTTGACAAATGACTGTTATATGGAACGACCACCTGGTACTCAACCCCCTCTTTGCCAGTCTGATGATGATCCTGATGCAGTGTGGGGAGTCAAAATGGAAGCTTGCATTTCACGTTACTCAGACCGTAAGTTTCTGATTTGCATCaaacttattttattttattttttctttacctttttgTAGCCCTAAATGTGAAACATATTCAATAAAGTTCGGAGATGATAATTACTCTGCACTTAGAAACAGTGCTTGAAGATCAGGGCTGGTGAATACGATCCAATATCCTGAATTTTAGAAAGCTTGAGTGCTTAAAGCCTTAAATGGGGCAGATTTTACCTGAATAATAACTTGCTATTAGCTAAAGAAGCAGCAGGTTGTTTATTTGCTCTTCActtaagattttttttatttgtagtCACTTGCTGTATTCAGAAGTGATAACTACCTCCTTAGTTTGTGTTTTAAGTGCTTTTCACATTGGGTTACAGCCTGTGAATGGATAGAAAGTTCTTGGCTTTAGGGCACAAATTGAATGGTTTGGCACTTGTACTAACAATTGTAGTTTGAAGTTAAAAGAGTTTTGGTGCTTCAGGGTTATGCCGAGGACAATCACAATAGTAATGGAAAAAACAGGTTTTATGATCTAAATGGTAATTTACTCTGTTCTTTTGCTTTCAGATGATCATAGGACTAGGGGTAGCGGTTTGGCCCCTTGGCCTGCTCGACTGACTGCTCCACCTCCACGCCTTGCTGATTTCGGTTACTCAAGTGAAATGTGGGAAAAAGACATGGTAATTTTGAGGCCTAATattagctctctctctctttctctctctctctgtctctctctctctctatgtGCTCTTTAGTTGTATATCTCAAAGGCCTTTGTACTTCTGTGGTATATGCACAGCAACTTTGGCAGCGGAGGGTTGAGAATTACTGGAATCTTTTAAGTCCAAAGATTTCATCAGACACTCTGAGAAATGTGATGGACATGAAAGCGAATATGGGCTCATTTGGAGCTGCTTTGAAGGACAAAAACGTTTGGGTGATGAATGTTGTGCCTGAAGATGGTCCTAACACGCTTAAGCTTGTGTACGATAGAGGGCTTATTGGCACAATCCATAACTGGTATGCTACTGAATTGTTTTGTAGTTTTCATAAATTTGAAGTTTGGTTACTAAATTTTCATCTTCTGGTACAAGTGAATAATTCAAGGGTTGGAAGAGTTAATTTAGTGGCTGAAGAAAATTTAGATTATTGGAacatattataacatttgtCTTGGTATGTTGAGGCtctattcttcttttcttgagcTTCTTAAATTTGATTATGGAAAAATAATTGCTGCtcaaaaaatttgaaaacatGTTTTGGTTGTTTAGGGTTTTTGAaagccaaaaactgttttcagAATCACCTCCAGGCTGCTGTCAGCAATCAGTTTATTCAAGCATAATTAAAGCTTAAAAAGAAGGTCAACTGCAAGTGAGACTACCTAGAAAAGAGATTTTAGCTAAAGAATGTATGTACTCAGCTGATTTTAAGCAACTTAGGACAGGCACCAATGGCCGAGAGTTTTCCTAGCTTTCTTAGAAAAGTGACAAACATTGCAGATGCTCTATAACCTTTATTCAGTATGCCTTACTTCAAATTTGTTGGAAACAGGTGTGAAGCCTTCTCAACATACCCTAGGACTTATGATTTGCTCCATGCTTGGTCTGTGTTCTCTGATATTGAGAAGAAGGGTTGTAGCGGTGAGGATCTGCTGCTTGAAATGGATCGGATACTAAGGCCTACTGGATTTGTTATCATCAGGGACAAACAACCGGTTATTGAGTTTGTAAAGAAGTACATGGGTGCGATGCACTGGGAAGCAGTTGGAACAGCTGATTCCACTTCTGATCCAGACCAGGAAGGAGATGAACTCGTGTTTGTCATCCAAAAGAAGCTGTGGTTGACTAGTGAAAGTTTGAGGGATACAGAATAGGCAAACAGTGTGGTGCACCTCAATTGTCTTCTATATCCACACGCTCCCATCTCTTTGGATTCAAGAAGGACGTCCTGAGAGCATGGAAATCAGTTTTTTACTCTGTAGCATTATGTgatgatgatttttctaaattttctcttcagctttgattttgatttagTTGACAAGGCATAGACTTCTGCACCTATAGGCAATTCTTCATTGTTTTGATATCAATAgattttgagttattttgaaGCCACTTTGCCAATGACCAATAATCTCAGCTGCTATACATGCTAAAAGTGGCTTCAATTTAGTTGATTAAGGGTATTTGCTCACTGATTCATTACAACTATGCTATTTAGCTGTTTCAAGTGGATCCAGCACTAATACAGCAATCAATATTTATCCTAAGTGTTTATATTTCCAAGGTGCACATGCTTTGAACTCGCAGCTTCTTCTTAGAACAGGTAGCTTTGATATATGAATTTAGTAGTAAGCTGTAGCTAGAAATATTTGAGTTTTCTTGACTATTATTGTTCTTAACCATTTGATGCATATGTTACTTTTCCTACCTTTGTTATGATATGTCAAGCCTCAATTTTGCCATCATTTACAAGTCTACTACTTATTagtttgtgtgtttttttttaaccaatttGAGGTTTATAGATAATCTTAAAATGGTTCTGAGCCTTTTTAAAAGAAACACATTCCTAATTAGCTAAACCGGGAAAATCTTtaatgtacattttttttaCAGTGGTGGGCACAAAAACTAAGAAGTTAATTTTCTGGCATATTGTTCgttttcttcactttttcctGTTCTGCTATTCTTCATGTTCAAGAACCATGGCACCATAAAAAGAAAGTAGAATTAACAAGATGGAAGTGCGAAAGAAGAAAAGTCATTGCCAAGATGGTCAAAATTTGAGTCTGAAAAACATTTCACTATTCTAATCCACTAGGCTGACCAAATACTAGTACTTCCATTTCTGTCATCCTTTGGCATTCCTATTTTAGCAGAAAGCTGATTGTTTCCCTGTGACAGTTCCCTGTTTGATTACTAGTTTCCGCTGCATATTACAGAGTTAGTTCATGCATGGGTCACATCCTTTTTTGGCATCTTTGCTATCTGTGTTGACTTTACCGTCTCCCGTGGCAGAATATCTCAACAAAAACCAATCAAAATTTAGATCTACCTGTTGAAGAGGTACTGCAATCTGAGTGGCAGGGTACTATTTCTCTTCTATTTGTGAGTGTCAGGGTGCTAAACTAGTAAACAGTTGAATCCAGATTTACTAAATCTACTCCGAGCTTTTTTTAATAAACACTGTTAACACATTTAAATTTCATCCAACTTATCGTATATATACGTATTAACAATTAGAAgtattatatttttttgtatttatatacttttttctaattaatttaatattttcaaaatttaacacCTGAAGTATATCTTGAATATTCGTTAGACAGACCCTTACATCAATGATGCCAAAATTTCAGTTTACAACTACTAAAAATTCAATCAAAATAGGGGTGACTCAAGAAGAATGAAAACACAAATTAATGAAAATCTTCAAAGAAAATGATACCATCCAAaatgggaaaaaataaaaaaaaaaaaggaattatcaactcaaaaaaaaaatattaacacTTCTATCCGAAATATTTGGACCAATCTCTATCTTATAGACCCTTCAATAGCAGAAAACATTGGTAGATTTTCAGGCAcaagatttcttttttcttttttttttgtcgagaACGGTAGATAATTCAGGCACAATATTTCAACAAGGCCCTCGTATGATCTAATGTATCCCTCAACCTCATAGGAGAGCCCATTAATCCTTGGGCTATATGCAAAACAGCTTGAAGCTTAATACAACGTGGTCAGAGGCAGATGTGGTGTTCTTTGATGAAATTGACTAACAATTGGTCTTCGAAAAGGTAAGGCAAGTTCTGCTTCTATTACTCCCACCGCGTGTCAGGACATACTTCTAGCACCACAAATCGCTTATAAGAATATTTATAGATTATTCATTATTACAAAACTTATTGGACTAAAGTAATCTGTTCATACCAATTGAGCGAGGATGCTTGGACGACAAAGTACTAGTAATAGAGATTTTGCTTCAGTGGTAAAGCAATTCATTTTTTGGAACTTGATACTCGAATTTGAGGTTCATTGCCTCGTTTCCTTTTCCCCTTCCAATGAAAAGGAATAAGAACGAATAATTCTTAAGCAAAATGAGAACCAAAACTGAGGGGCCATACCACCAACTGATTTAACATCTTTGGCTATGTTGGTCAACCTGCCATGTTGGGCAAGTATATCTGCCATAGTACCATGCCATGCATGGATGTCGCATGACATGTAAAGGATCTGAATCCAAACATGTATTCAGATTCAAAGGCACATGCAGTGTTTCTGGGGCCTTTCCAATTAAATCAAGTGGGCACTTGTTTCCTATCATCAGTAACTTGCTTAGACATCTTGTGGAAGAGCATATGGATTGAGTACGTAGATCCTCATAGGTGGATAATGGTTTTGTTATTCTTGTTCCCATCCATTTCTCTAACTAGCAAACTTATTGATAACATTGGCTAGAATGTTCCCATCACTAACAACATATGCTACTACCTGTTTCATATCCCTTCATTCCTCTTCCTCCCAAATATGTCTGCTTAATTAGGCCATTCTCTGGCATCAGATGTTTTGTTCTATTAGTAATATATATTCATGTCAACGTCTCTTCTAGGTTTTGTTCTGAGGTTCTTCTGTCCTTGGGGCACAGAATAAGAAGTGCGGGTCAATTACTTTTCATCTGCAAAAGTTTAAACTTCTTATGCAAATGCGTACGCAGAATAGAACGTGGGGGATCGGATAACTTTATAATTTTATGGTGGATCCATCGTCTGCGTTAGTGCGTTTAGTATACTTATCATAATACCCTAACGTATAGAATAGAAAAGGCCTTGTTTTATCagtatcttttctttttcgaaAACGATAAAATTTTTATTGATGAGTCAAAACTGTACGGTATCTGAGCAACGGCTCAAATATCTTTACATAAGTGTACCATGGCACTTAAGAAAAGATATAAATTCTCTCCTCATCCAGTATTAGTGAATATGCAGTAAGAGTATTAGTGAATATGTAGTAGGCATACTAATGGATCAGGGGAGAATCTATATCTCTTCTTAAGCGTCAGGGATGAGCAATGACTCAAACTTTGTTTTATCAgtatcttcttttgtttttcaactCATTTACTTTAACTGTAGTGAATTATAAATTTAAGATGAGCAAGGTTCAAGCCTATTGACTCTTTAGAACCCCACACTAACTCCATCAATATGGCACAGTGAATATTGATAATGGCCAGTATGGTGCTAGCAATGATAGCTTGCATAATAGTAGTTAATCAAGGAAAAAGTTGAATGTATATTCTCTTTATAAAGGTTTGTTTAATGTTGAAGAGTTGTGAGGAACAATGATCTTGCAGGATAATTTGGAAAGCTAAATTTCAAACTTAACCTTTTCCTTTGTTGTCGAACCAACCAAATGCTTTGACAATGGTCCCCAAATGATATCCTTATTCCCTTAATTTTGGGGCATCCCCACCTTACTCAAACTCAACTTGCCTGTCTTGCGGGCTCTCCACCCAAATCTCCTCTCTTTTTTAAAGCTTACTACTTAAAAAGTCAAATTGCCATTTATGCAAACGTTTCACATTATTGGTCCATATTCACAGCAGTAGAGTATCCGATTTGCTgaaaacaatttaaaaaaataacaataggGATCCGAAAAATGTACAAAAATCATTCACACGAATCAAGATTTAAACTCCCTACATTTTCGTTTgatcatttatttgttttgtgatTATTTATGATTTGGACTACTAGTTACAAAGCGCATACGGGTTTTTCTTGGGTTACAAAAGTAAAAGTCCTCCACTTAAGTTCAAGAAACCGGCTGACTTGACTCTTCCAAGAAGTAATCAATTTGCTAGTGACCTTCTCAAAATAGAAGCAAAAAGGGCAGAAATAATTGTGGATGATAAATTATTACCTGACCTTTATTTTTCTCTTCTAAGCCATACTCATgttgttgtttctttttccttctttttttcctttacgTAGATGATTTCAGATGGATAGCTTGACAAATCACAATTGCAAGGTCCAATGTCTAAATAAAAGCCAAGCCAATGATGTGTAATAATACACCTATTTGGTCCCATCTTTCTCTGTTAATGTGGTCAGTGATCTTAAACCTGAGTTACTTTTTTATGAGTAGTAAAGTAGGATGACGGCTTTAGGATAGTGGAAGGAGGGCTAACTCTTGAAGTTACCAATGGCTTTCGCAAACTCAACTTTAAAAATATGATCATGCAGCTATCTTTAAAGGTGTTATTTTTCCTACCCTTATCGTTTTCTTTCTGAGAAGATCAAATTCATGTAGATGAGCCAAATAGAACAGACAAATTTAAACTTGGACTCAAAATTGAGATTAAAGGAAAGGAATCGTTTGGattgaaggaaaggaaaggaaagaactttagtagcaaaaaaaaataaaggaaaggaGAGTAGAGGAAAGCGAATTCTATccattttattttgattaaatatgaaagaaaagaaagaaaaagaaactatTATGCATTAGTTTATATTTTTATCTATAATTTAAAAGCCTAACATATAAAACAATAGGTTTTTTTAGAAGactttaaaattttcattaatcttgatttccttttctttcatttttgccCACCTTTGGACGGAAAACAGATTGACAAAAAAATATTAGATCTGATCGCTCTCTGCCCTTTCCTTTCCTTGCTCATAAATCAATCCGAACATACAAAATATTATCCctccttttttcctttcctttccctcCTACTCCCTCAAAACAAACAATACCTAAGAGTATAAtacttcccttttcttttctaatcTTTCTAAACCATGCAACCAAATgacaagaaaattttttggaatttttcttAAACACGttgttcattaattttttttcatctcACATATATAAGATCATAAAAAGTGCTAtaataaaaaatgcaatccaaaagTATTAACGTATAATAGTGTAATATCACATGATATTATCATTTATATCTTATTCTTATGTGACAGACTTATCATTTACCACGACATAAGAAACTTTTTGTATCAATCTTGGATATCATAAATAtgtttttcattcattttttaatcttttcaacTATCTTTGAGATATATCATcatattgtaaaaaaaaaatactacagttattattcaaaataatatatcaaataatCTCTTAATCATACGCACCCAGTCTAATACTATGATAAATTAACAGTAGACGGCAGGTCAACATAGAAAAAGGACCAATGCAAAGAACCCAAtaaagtaaaactaaataaaactaGATGTGGGAATACGGCTGGCTATTGTTGTTTGGCAATCAGAAGGAAAACCCTTTTATGGACTTCACTGCAAAGCATAGAACAGCGATTTTCCAACCAAAAGGGCCCAAATTGGGAAGGAAAAAGTGGTTTGGAGGACGGCTGGCAGTAGAGTTTTGGTGGAACAATGTGACAATTATGCTCTGCAGTGTTTCAGGCGGACATCAAGGCTATCTATTTGGTTTTCTTGTTTGTGGGGTTTGCAGCCCAGCCAAAGTAAAGGAGTAGTACATTGAGCATTAAaaattgttttccttctttcttcctttattTTTTCCACATTTGAAGTGCATGTTCTTGTAGCTTAAAATATTTGATGGTTTAAttgtttcaaacaaaatttgttttaggctttttgtttgttttcctaTTCTTTGTGGTTTAAAAGATAAACGAAGTTAAATGTTAAGAGTCTCTTGGGTAAGttttttgagagaaaaaatTTTAGTAGAAAATCGTTCATTTTATGGTCAGTTCTCTATCGATTTTTTTTAATCCGACTTTAgtctatgatttttttttttaaaaatcaattATGTGATGCTCTCAACTACGTTTGCTCTTAGATGTTAGGTTTTTTAAAGTTACAAAAAGTCTAAATCAGAAGTTacaaaatgcatgttttttgGATTCTGGTTTTGActttcaaaaatcaaatcaaaagaagaacaaGTTCTTAGTCTTCATattaatttatcaaaaaaatttgtTCTATTAGAAACTTTATAACTTTTTAATTCATGCAATGATCCTATGGCCGTGCCCCtcttgaaaatattttttttttgggaaaaggaTTCGAACCTGATATTTCTCGCTTACACTCCATCTCCCTTCTTGAAAAATATTAACTCACTTGTGAACTCAAATTATCATTCTATGCATTATAACTATAGAAAGGGCTATGATACAAAAGTTCTCACAAGAGATAAGCCCTTCTTTTCCTGTATAGTAATTCACGATGtcgatttttgttgtcaaaacaTTTCCTGTCAAACATGATtgttgaaataataataatttctgATATCTTACGTAGcaaattctaatcaaatgaaGCATgccatttttttctcaaaaaaaatttatttttttcgtaaatatatttttcaatcacctatTTATCATGCATACAGCAAATCGTTGCGATACATTTTTGTACAAAATCTccagaaaatagcaattttttttttaacagacAGCAAATGACAGTTTGGCCTTcagattatatatatatcaaccaAGTCTCATTCATTACAAGAATTCcttttaatccatcttcaagaTATTTATTACTGCTTACAAGTTTTCACAGAATTTTTACGCGGATGGCTTGCAATTTAAGTTGTTAtcttttggaggaaaaaaaaaaagtagtagtCTTTTGGAGCAGTTATGCTGGAAACGTGTGATTATTTTATTGTGATTTCTCGTACTAAtaatttttaataataatttctTGGGCTGTCTTAGGTAGTGGTCCAGCGCAGCTGCCGCGTTTTC
It contains:
- the LOC113764835 gene encoding probable methyltransferase PMT3 — translated: MMRGRADGAPRKRLLTSVSIVAVLLVFLYVYFGSKSGGESALEYGSRSLRKLGSSYLGGDEDGDLGTKQDDSAKFSLEDGEDGFVAKTFPVCDDRHSELIPCLDRHLIYQMRLKLDLSLMEHYERHCPLPERRYNCLIPPPSGYRVPIKWPKSRDEVWKANIPHTHLAHEKSDQNWMVEKGEKIVFPGGGTHFHNGADKYIASIANMLNFSNNKLNNEGNIRTVLDVGCGVASFGGYLLSSNIITMSLAPNDVHQNQIQFALERGIPAYLGVLGTKRLPYPSRSFEFAHCSRCRIDWLQRDGILLLELDRLLRPGGYFAYSSPEAYAQDDEDLRIWREMSALVERMCWRIAEKRNQTVIWVKPLTNDCYMERPPGTQPPLCQSDDDPDAVWGVKMEACISRYSDHDHRTRGSGLAPWPARLTAPPPRLADFGYSSEMWEKDMQLWQRRVENYWNLLSPKISSDTLRNVMDMKANMGSFGAALKDKNVWVMNVVPEDGPNTLKLVYDRGLIGTIHNWCEAFSTYPRTYDLLHAWSVFSDIEKKGCSGEDLLLEMDRILRPTGFVIIRDKQPVIEFVKKYMGAMHWEAVGTADSTSDPDQEGDELVFVIQKKLWLTSESLRDTE